The following coding sequences are from one Campylobacter sp. RM16187 window:
- a CDS encoding tetratricopeptide repeat protein: MKKILAFALLSLSVFAGDFEDGLAAYKNADYASAFEKFNAACMNKNAAGCEQVALMYHTGKSVKKDVSKAFSLYLQACEAGQKHSCSMAGGMQDMGEGTKIDKENAMKLLVKACELNDAHSCAVVGSFHLEKQTPDSLKTAKNLFQKACDLGDRLGCMWAEDLSRSKKI; encoded by the coding sequence ATGAAAAAAATTTTAGCATTTGCACTGCTATCCTTAAGTGTTTTTGCAGGTGATTTTGAAGATGGTTTAGCTGCATACAAAAATGCCGATTATGCAAGTGCATTTGAGAAATTTAACGCCGCTTGCATGAACAAAAACGCTGCAGGTTGCGAGCAAGTAGCGTTGATGTATCACACAGGTAAAAGCGTTAAAAAAGATGTAAGCAAAGCCTTTTCACTATATCTTCAGGCTTGCGAAGCGGGACAAAAGCATAGTTGCTCAATGGCTGGCGGAATGCAAGATATGGGAGAAGGAACAAAGATTGATAAAGAAAATGCAATGAAACTTTTAGTAAAAGCTTGCGAGCTTAATGATGCTCACTCTTGTGCAGTAGTCGGTTCTTTTCATCTTGAAAAACAAACGCCTGACAGTTTAAAAACGGCAAAAAATCTCTTTCAAAAAGCTTGCGATCTAGGCGACCGCTTGGGATGTATGTGGGCCGAGGATCTAAGTAGATCAAAGAAAATATAA